A genomic window from Cutibacterium acnes includes:
- a CDS encoding GNAT family N-acetyltransferase, with product MDTSVNVDTSSRPAHEPATAPGRFVVRDACHEDLPEAAAVQAVCVREIGQGVIPNDVLTEVTGPGIVHTTIEQWNHFMDDGAIFKILVDRLDMRTVGVAMARVSTSSDAPTPWEIATLHVLPEARNCGASDNLLDACIGNRSAYVWVFADNARAISFYQRHGFHVDAADGAVDDSLGGVELQRLIREDIIESQ from the coding sequence ATGGATACTTCAGTCAATGTCGACACGTCGTCAAGACCGGCGCACGAACCGGCCACCGCTCCCGGTCGTTTCGTCGTCAGAGATGCCTGTCACGAGGACCTGCCTGAAGCCGCGGCTGTTCAGGCCGTGTGCGTCCGAGAGATCGGCCAGGGGGTGATCCCTAATGACGTCCTTACCGAGGTCACTGGCCCCGGTATCGTCCACACCACCATTGAGCAGTGGAACCACTTTATGGATGATGGTGCGATCTTCAAGATCCTTGTTGATCGCCTCGATATGAGGACTGTCGGGGTTGCCATGGCCCGGGTCTCTACAAGTTCTGATGCTCCCACACCGTGGGAGATCGCGACCCTCCATGTACTGCCAGAGGCGCGAAACTGCGGAGCGTCAGACAACCTCCTCGATGCTTGTATCGGGAACCGGTCGGCCTATGTGTGGGTCTTTGCCGATAATGCTCGCGCCATTTCGTTCTACCAACGCCATGGGTTCCACGTCGACGCGGCCGACGGTGCCGTTGACGATTCCCTCGGCGGGGTAGAGCTGCAGCGGCTGATCCGCGAGGACATCATCGAGTCGCAGTGA